One genomic segment of Brassica napus cultivar Da-Ae chromosome A3, Da-Ae, whole genome shotgun sequence includes these proteins:
- the BNAA03G52250D gene encoding uncharacterized protein BNAA03G52250D — protein sequence MVRFHLRFALFIILIVSTNPNLFNGEYNPPTPSPAPEPHPDDESSVSCVDDLGGVGSLDSTCKLVADLNLTRDCYISGKGNLHVLPGVRLVCQFPGCSITVNISGNFSLAENSTVVAGAFRLAAENADFAVGSAVDTTGLAGEPPEEASGTPVGVEGAGGGYGGRGACCLADTTAKVPEDVWGGDVYGWSSLEKPEVYGSRGGSTSNEVDYGGGGGGKVAMEVVGCVGLNGSVLADGASGGVKGGGGSGGSIFVLAHKMAGNGRISASGGDGYAGGGGGRVSVHIFSCHSDPKIFVHGGSSIGCQENAGAAGTLYDVISERLTIDNENKTTYTDTLLLEFPNHRLFTNLYIQNMAKVSVPLRWSRVQVQGSISLSNGGELNFGLPRYASSEFELFAEELLLSNSAIKVFGALRMNVKVFLMLKSRMFIDGGGVTILGTSMLEISNLLVLKESSVIQSNGNLGVHGQGLLNLTGTGDTIEAQRLILSLFYSIQVGAGAVLRGPLQNSSSGGLTPKLYCQREDCPVELLHPPEDCNVNSSLPFTLQICRVEDITVEGLIKGSVVHFHLARTVVIRSSGTITADGMGCKGGVGTGRFLRSGVGSGGGHGGKGGSGCYNHTCIEGGDSYGNVDLPCELGSGSGNEESEDSVAGGGIIVIGSLEHPLSSLSLEGSITTDGESPRKTLKGMNNYSIGPGGGSGGTVLLFLRTLDIARSAILSSAGGNGSLKGGGGGSGGRIHFHWSDIPTGDVYHHIANVEGSVYVRGGLGASEENVGEAGTLTGKACPQGLYGLYCEECPAGTYKNVTGSDETLCHLCPATEIPNRAVYVTVRGGVAETPCPYQCVSDRYHMPHCYTTLEELIYTFGGPWLFGILLVVVLLLLALVFSVARMKFISGEEVHGAAATHHGSQIDHSFPFLESLNEVMETSRVEESQGHMHRIYFLGPNTFSEPWHLSHTPPEEIKEIVYEAAFNGFVDEINAIAAYQWWEGAIYVVLSVLVYPLAWSWQQSRRRLKFQKLRDFVRSEYDHSCLRSCRSRALYEGLKVAASPDLMLAHLDFFLGGDEKRNDLPPPVHQRLPMPFVFGGDGSYMAYYSLQSDEILTSLMSQVVSPTTWYRFVAGLNAQLRLVQQGKLRSTFRSVMRWIETHGNPALRRHGVRVDLARFQASPSSSCQYGIIVHTIVDEVASPTEQQPFTQYLSSSVIDIGSLQFLKEEKDVLSFISFLIHNTKPVGHQDLVGLVISVLLLGDVTLMMLTLLQLYSISMLDVFLALFVLPLSIVFPFPAGVSALFSHGPRRSAERTRVYALWNLTSLVNVVVAFVCGYVHYHGSSSGKKIPYLEPWNISMDENEWWIFPVALFLCKVLQSQLVNWHVANLEIQDYSLYSDDSELFWQS from the exons ATGGTGAGATTCCATCTCCGTTTCGCCTTATTCATCATCCTCATCGTTTCCACAAATCCGAATTTATTCAACGGAGAATACAATCCGCCGACACCTTCTCCGGCGCCGGAGCCTCACCCTGATGACGAATCGTCCGTTTCATGTGTCGATGACTTAGGAGGCGTTGGCTCATTGGATTCCACGTGTAAGCTCGTCGCCGATTTGAATCTCACACGTGACTGTTACATCTCCGGTAAGGGAAACCTCCACGTGTTGCCCGGCGTGAGATTGGTCTGTCAGTTTCCGGGATGTTCGATCACGGTCAACATCTCCGGGAACTTCTCATTGGCCGAGAACTCGACGGTTGTCGCCGGTGCCTTCCGTCTCGCGGCGGAGAACGCTGATTTCGCGGTTGGCTCGGCGGTGGACACGACCGGATTGGCTGGGGAACCGCCGGAGGAGGCGAGCGGTACGCCGGTGGGAGTCGAAGGAGCTGGCGGGGGATACGGCGGAAGAGGTGCATGCTGCTTGGCCGATACGACGGCGAAGGTTCCGGAGGATGTGTGGGGCGGCGACGTGTACGGTTGGTCGTCTCTTGAGAAGCCGGAGGTTTATGGGAGCAGAGGTGGGTCCACGAGCAATGAGGTTGATTACGGTGGAGGTGGCGGCGGAAAGGTGGCGATGGAGGTGGTAGGGTGTGTGGGGCTAAACGGCAGCGTTTTGGCTGATGGGGCCAGTGGTGGAGTTAAAGGTGGTGGTGGGTCCGGCGGCAGCATCTTCGTCTTGGCACATAAAAT GGCAGGGAATGGTCGTATAAGTGCTTCTGGAGGTGATGGTTATgctggtggaggtggtggaCGTGTATCTGTCCATATATTCAGCTGCCATTCTGATCCTAAAATCTTTGTCCATG gaGGTAGTAGTATTGGTTGTCAAGAAAATGCTGGAGCTGCTGGGACACTGTATGATGTTATTTCAGAGAGGTTAACGATAGACAACGAGAATAAGACAACATATACAGACACTCTTCTCTTGGAGTTTCCTAACCATCGCCTATTCACTAATTTGTATATCCAAAATATGGCTAAAGTTTCTGTTCCCTTGCGTTGGAGCCGTGTCCAG GTTCAAGGATCAATAAGTTTGTCAAACGGTGGAGAGTTGAACTTTGGTCTTCCTCGTTATGCTTCTTCGGAATTTGAGTTATTTGCAGAGGAACTCTTGTTGAGCAATTCTGCTATCAAG gTGTTTGGGGCTTTAAGAATGAATGTCAAGGTGTTCTTGATGTTGAAGTCAAGAATGTTTATTGATGGTGGTGGTGTGACAATTTTAGGAACTTCAATGCTCGAAATTAGTAACTTGTTAGTGCTCAAG GAGTCATCAGTTATACAATCCAATGGAAACCTTGGAGTACATGGGCAGGGTCTGTTAAATCTAACAGGCACAGGAGATACAATAGAAGCACAGCGTCTaattttgtctttgttttatAGCATTCAG GTTGGAGCCGGAGCTGTTTTGCGTGGTCCTTTGCAAAATTCATCATCTGGTGGCCT TACTCCAAAGCTTTACTGTCAACGTGAAGATTGCCCTGTTGAGCTACTCCACCCGCCTGAGGATTGCAACGTCAATTCATCTCTCCCATTCACTCTTCAG ATTTGCCGTGTTGAGGATATAACTGTTGAAGGTCTAATTAAAGGATCGGTTGTCCATTTCCATCTGGCAAGAACCGTTGTTATCCGCTCTTCTGGAACAATAACTGCAGACGGGATGG GATGCAAAGGGGGAGTTGGGACAGGTAGGTTTCTGAGAAGCGGTGTTGGGAGTGGTGGTGGACATGGTGGTAAAGGTGGAAGCGGGTGTTACAATCATACTTGCATTGAGGGTGGTGATTCTTACGGAAATGTAGATCTACCGTGTGAACTTGGCAGTGGAAGCGGAAATGAAGAGTCAGAAGATTCTGTTGCTGGTGGAGGAATCATTG TGATTGGTTCGCTTGAGCACCCACTTTCAAGCTTATCACTTGAGGGATCGATAACAACTGATGGTGAAAGTCCCAGGAAGACACTGAAAGGCATGAATAATTATAGTATAGGACCTGGTGGTGGTTCAGGTGGAACAGTGCTTTTGTTCTTGCGTACACTTGACATAGCGAGGTCTGCGATTCTATCTAGTGCTGGAGGAAACGGTAGTCTAAAGGGAGGTGGTGGAGGAAGTGGTGGAAGGATTCATTTTCATTGGTCAGACATTCCAACTGGTGATGTCTATCATCACATTGCCAATGTAGAGGGAAGCGTTTATGTAAG aGGAGGGTTGGGTGCTAGTGAAGAAAACGTTGGAGAGGCAGGGACTTTAACTGGTAAAGCTTGTCCGCAAGGGCTCTATGGTCTATACTGCGAG GAATGCCCAGCTGGAACTTATAAGAATGTTACAGGATCTGATGAAACTCTTTGTCATCTTTGTCCGGCTACAGAGATTCCCAATCGTGCTGTTTATGTCACTGTTCGAG GTGGTGTTGCGGAAACGCCATGTCCATACCAATGCGTTTCGGATAGATACCACATGCCACACTGTTATACTACACTTGAAGAGTTAATATACACATTTGGTGGACCCTGGCTGTTTGGCATTCTTTTAGTAGTTGTGCTCCTTCTACTAGCACTTGTTTTCAGCGTTGCTCGAATGAAATTTATTAGCGGCGAGGAGGTACACGGTGCTGCCGCAACTCATCATGGCTCTCAGATTGATCACTCATTTCCATTCCTCGAGTCATTGAACGAG gtGATGGAGACAAGCAGAGTGGAGGAATCACAAGGACACATGCATAGGATATATTTCTTAGGTCCTAATACTTTCAGTGAACCTTGGCATCTTTCTCATACTCCCCCAGAGGAAATAAAAGAGATTGT gtatGAGGCTGCTTTCAATGGATTTGTTGACGAGATCAATGCTATAGCTGCATACCAATGGTGGGAGGGTGCTATTTACGTAGTGCTTTCAGTTCTTGTCTATCCTCTTGCATGGTCATGGCAGCAATCACGAAGGAGGCTGAAATTTCAGAAACTCCGTGATTTTGTTCGATCAGAATATGACCATTCTTGTCTACGCTCATGTCGTTCTAGAGCTTTATACGAGGGGCTAAAG GTGGCTGCTAGTCCTGACTTAATGCTAGCTCATCTAGATTTCTTCCTTGGCGGCGACGAGAAGAGAAACGATCTTCCTCCTCCTGTTCATCAAAGACTCCCAATGCCTTTCGTTTTTGGAGGCGATGGGAGTTACATGGCCTATTACTCACTCCAGAGTGATGAGATTCTCACCAGTCTTATGAGTCAG GTGGTCTCGCCAACCACTTGGTACCGCTTTGTTGCTGGTCTGAACGCTCAGCTGCGCCTGGTTCAGCAAGGGAAGCTTAGGTCCACGTTTCGCTCGGTTATGAGATGGATCGAAACTCACGGTAACCCTGCCTTGAGAAGACATGGTGTGCGTGTTGACTTAGCTAGGTTCCAGGCTTCTCCTTCGTCGTCATGTCAGTATGGGATCATTGTTCACACCATTGTAGATGAAGTGGCATCACCAACAGAACAGCAACCTTTCACACAATATCTAAGTAGCTCAGTCATAGACATTGGTAGCTTACAGTTTCTCAAAGAAGAAAAGGATGTCCTgtccttcatctccttcttGATTCATAACACGAAACCTGTTGGCCATCAGGATCTGGTTGGTTTGGTTATCTCGGTGCTTCTCCTGGGAGATGTAACTCTAATGATGCTCACGCTGCTTCAGCTCTACTCCATATCTATGCTGGACGTTTTTCTCGCTTTGTTTGTTTTGCCTCTAAGCATCGTTTTCCCGTTTCCTGCTGGTGTCAGCGCTTTGTTTAGCCACGGACCGAGGAGATCTGCTGAACGCACTCGCGTTTATGCGTTGTGGAACCTCACATCCCTGGTCAATGTT gtTGTTGCGTTTGTGTGTGGATATGTTCATTACCATGGCTCATCATCTGGAAAAAAGATTCCTTATCTCGAGCCGTGGAACATTAGCAT GGACGAGAATGAATGGTGGATATTTCCGGTGGCTTTGTTCTTGTGCAAAGTGTTGCAGTCCCAGCTTGTGAACTGGCACGTTGCAAACCTTGAGATACAAGATTACTCCTTGTACAGTGATGACTCCGAGCTGTTCTGGCAGTCATAA